Genomic segment of Sphingomonas telluris:
AAAGACTGCTTGCATCGACCTTGCTGGTCGGTGCGTCGGCATTCGGCGCTCCTGCGATGGCGCAGGACACGACAGTTGATCCGGCGGCGTCGCAGCCTACGGGTCCGGTCGAAGCTCAGCCGACTCCGTCCGTCTCGTCGGAAGGCGAAGACGTACAGGGCGGCCAGGACATCATCGTCACCGGCTCGCGCATTCCGCAGCCGAACCTCGAATCCGCCGCTCCAGTCACGGTCGTTTCCGACCAGGACGTGAAGCTGTCCGGTTCGACCCGCATCGAAGACGTCCTCAACCAGCTGCCGTCCGTCGGCGCTGCTCAGGCGTCGGGCGTGTCTAACGGCGCGACCGGTACGGCGGAAGTCGACCTTCGCTACCTCGGCGCCAAGCGCTCGCTGGTTCTCGTCAACGGCCGTCGCCTCATGCCGGGTGACCCGAACAGCAGCAACCTGTCGGCCGATCTTAACGTCATTCCTTCGGCGATCATCAAGCGGGCGGAAGTCCTGACGGGCGGCGCCTCGTCGGTGTACGGTGCGGACGCGGTCGCGGGCGTCGTGAACTTCATCATGGATACCAATTTCGAAGGTATCCGGTTCGACGGCAACTACAGCATCTGGCAGCACCATCAGGACGACCCGAGCGTCAGCGGCGGTCTGCACATGAGCGACATCATCGGCGCCCGTCAGGCTGTTGCCGGTGCGGATGCTTTCCCGCTTCCGACGGGTAGCACCACCGATGGTCGTTCGATCGACGGCACTGTCACCATCGGCGCTGGCTTCGACGATGGCCGCGGCCACGTCGTTGCCTACTTCGGCTATCGCAACACGAAGCCGGTTCTCCAGGGCAACCGGGACTACAGCGCCTGCGTGCTGCAGAACACTGGCGGGGGCGTTCCCCGTTGCGGCGGTTCGGCGACCGCAAATCCTGGTACTGGCGTTATCTTCGCCACGACCACGGATGGTGCGATCACGTCGACGGTTGCGGCCCTCGCGCCGGGAACGATCACCCCGTTCGGTGGTAACCTCTACAACTTCGCTCCGCTGAACTACTTCCAGCGTCCGGACGAGCGTTACATCGCTGGTGCGTTCGCTGACTACGAGATCAGCCCGGCGATCAAGCCGTACCTCGAGTTCATGTTCATGGACGATCGTACGCTCGCACAGATCGCCCCGTCGGGTGACTTCGGCAACACGCTGACGATCAACTGCGACAACCCGTTCCTGGCCGGCTCGCCCTTCGGCGATCCAGCCAACACGGGTAACCAGTACGCGAACATCTGCGGCAATCCGAACAACGTGATCAACGGCTTCCTCGGGAACTTCCCGCTGGCGACCGGCGCTCCGTACAACCCGAACCCGGGCAATGCGCCCGTCGATTTCTTCGACGCTCGTGGCAACACCTACAACCAGGCCTTCTTCCAGTTGCTTCGCCGCAACACGGAAGGTGGTCCGCGTATCTCCGATCTCCGTCACCAAGCGTGGCGCGGCGTTCTCGGAACTCGCGGCGACCTGTCGAACGTCTTCTCGTACGACGCCTACTTCCAGTACGGCCGCACGAACTACACGCAGGTCTACAAGAACGAGTTCTCGATCGCCCGTATGAACCGTGCGCTCAACGTCGTGAACGTTGATGCGAACGGTGCCGTCGTTCCGATCGGAACTGACGGTTCTCAGATCGTCTGCCGCTCGGTTCTCGACGGCTCCGATCCCAACTGCGTGCCGTGGGATGTGTTCGGTGCGGCTCCGTCTCAGGCGGCAGTCAACTATCTGAACATCTTCGGTGTCATCCAGGGCATCACCTCGGAGCAGATCGCCAACGCGAACGTGACCGCTCAGCTGGGCGAAATCGGTTGGCGGACTCCGTGGGCCGAGGATGGCGTCGCGGTGAACGCTGGTGTCGAATATCGGCGTGAGTCGCTCGACCTGAACCCGGATCAGTCGTTCCAGACCGGCGATCTCGCCGGGCAGGGCGCTCCCACCCTTCCGGTCAGCGGCAACTTCCGCGTTTGGGATCTCTTCGGCGAAGCCCAGATCCCCATCGTTCAGCATCAGGGTATCGAAGATCTGACTCTCGGCCTCGGCTATCGTAAGTCGTGGTACGACGTCAGCAACGGCCGCAGCTACGACACGGACACGTACAAGATCTCGCTCGAATTCGCGCCGATCTCCGACGTCCGTCTCCGTGGTTCGTACAACCGCGCCGTCCGTGCTCCAAATATTCAGGAGCTCTTCGGTCCGCAGTTTGTCGGCCTCGACGGCTCGAACGATCCGTGCGCGAAGCTGATCACCGCAACCGACTACGGATGTCTTGCTCAGGGCCTCGTCGTTGGTCAGTCCCCGGCTGAGAACCCGGCTGGCCAGTATAACGGCCTGCTCGGCGGCAACCCGAACCTAAGCCCCGAAAAGGGCACGACCTGGACGATCGGCACGGTGCTTCAGCCGCGCTTCATCCCGAGGTTCGCGCTGACCGTGGACTGGTGGAACATCAAGCTTGAGGACGCGATCCAGGGCTACGGCGCTGACGCAGTTCTCAACGCCTGCGTTGCTCAGTCGACTGCGACCTTCACGGCGCCGGCCTGCGGTCTCGTCCAGCGCGATCCTGCGGGCTCGATCTGGCTGACGCCGGGTGGTTTCGTGAGAGACGTTCCGCAGAATACCTCGACCATGAAGAACAGCGGTATCGACGTGAATGCGGCGTACTCGCACCCGCTCTTCAACTACGGCAAGATGTCGTGGAGCTTCATCGGCACCTACATGCTGAAGGCTGAGGTCGATAACGGCCTGTCGGCGAAGTACGACTGCGTCGGCTACTACGGT
This window contains:
- a CDS encoding TonB-dependent receptor domain-containing protein, producing the protein MTSNLRQRLLASTLLVGASAFGAPAMAQDTTVDPAASQPTGPVEAQPTPSVSSEGEDVQGGQDIIVTGSRIPQPNLESAAPVTVVSDQDVKLSGSTRIEDVLNQLPSVGAAQASGVSNGATGTAEVDLRYLGAKRSLVLVNGRRLMPGDPNSSNLSADLNVIPSAIIKRAEVLTGGASSVYGADAVAGVVNFIMDTNFEGIRFDGNYSIWQHHQDDPSVSGGLHMSDIIGARQAVAGADAFPLPTGSTTDGRSIDGTVTIGAGFDDGRGHVVAYFGYRNTKPVLQGNRDYSACVLQNTGGGVPRCGGSATANPGTGVIFATTTDGAITSTVAALAPGTITPFGGNLYNFAPLNYFQRPDERYIAGAFADYEISPAIKPYLEFMFMDDRTLAQIAPSGDFGNTLTINCDNPFLAGSPFGDPANTGNQYANICGNPNNVINGFLGNFPLATGAPYNPNPGNAPVDFFDARGNTYNQAFFQLLRRNTEGGPRISDLRHQAWRGVLGTRGDLSNVFSYDAYFQYGRTNYTQVYKNEFSIARMNRALNVVNVDANGAVVPIGTDGSQIVCRSVLDGSDPNCVPWDVFGAAPSQAAVNYLNIFGVIQGITSEQIANANVTAQLGEIGWRTPWAEDGVAVNAGVEYRRESLDLNPDQSFQTGDLAGQGAPTLPVSGNFRVWDLFGEAQIPIVQHQGIEDLTLGLGYRKSWYDVSNGRSYDTDTYKISLEFAPISDVRLRGSYNRAVRAPNIQELFGPQFVGLDGSNDPCAKLITATDYGCLAQGLVVGQSPAENPAGQYNGLLGGNPNLSPEKGTTWTIGTVLQPRFIPRFALTVDWWNIKLEDAIQGYGADAVLNACVAQSTATFTAPACGLVQRDPAGSIWLTPGGFVRDVPQNTSTMKNSGIDVNAAYSHPLFNYGKMSWSFIGTYMLKAEVDNGLSAKYDCVGYYGPTCSGGTVAASAPIPQWRHKLRTTWQSPFGLGLSLQWRYVGKVKAETLQDNETVGGEFNFDPGLHVKAQNYFDLSGTFTLLDRVNMRFGVNNLFDNDPPLVTGGNAARGGSNLCPAGPCNGNTYPGTWDALGRLLWVGATIDFLPPKPAPAPAPVPIAPPPPPPPPATQTCPDGSVILATETCPAPPPPPPPPPPAPERG